ATATTACCATACCTATAATAGATGGGTAGTGTATCATGAAAAATGATGCAAAATATTGTGGATTGACTCTAAGTTCCTTTCGTAAATAGTCAACATCCTCATTTAGTTGCCTAACAAGGTCTTCGTGTATTTGTAACCGATCGTTAAGTGTTTCAAGCAATTCTGTTCCTATATCCTCACCTTGTAcactttcaaatattattttcttcaatcttatccaaataaatttgtttttttgttccGCTAAATTCAGATTACCTACATTGGTATCCAGGTTAACAAACATGTATGCTGCCCTTAAAAACAAAAGCCATCTTCCTgtatttacattttttagattagaagaaatcttctttattatttttatatgttCAGTTGTCTCATAGGTAAAAGTAAGTAGAATTATAATAAGTTTAGCAAATTTTTTAGTACATTTTGCCCTCtccaatttcaaataaaatggatcgtttgaatatttgagTTTATCGATTAGGTGCGTAAACAATAATTTGTTCATGTGAAATCCATATCCTAAGTTTTGAAGTTTTCAGGGGCTCATTCACCCTTAACAATCCATTACTTCTATAAGTGTTTCGTTGGaaatagtaaaaatataaggctgatttcttttttattctcAATAATATTAGACTTGCTTTCAAACTTGCAATTATCTTTTTCACAATTTTCTTATCCTCTTCCTGATTATTTATCAGAATTGGAACTTCTATTTTCTATAGCAAAGTAAAATTgtgttttaataaaatcattaaatgtTTTGGCAATATGAAAGTTCtgttcatttttaaattgcTTTTGTAAATTTCCTGCATTATCAATAGaagtttctttttgtttattgttttcatcatctatatttatatcatgCTCACCAGTCTGGcctttatttatatctatatttCCACCTCCAGTGATAAAAACGTCTTTCGGATAGCTCATAGTAGAACACTCTATTCTtggaaaaataaattatatctCTTTTTGAATGACTTTGTCTTTAAAACTTTTTTAAATGgcattattcaaatatttgattcaatattttgcaATGAACAAATTTATGTGAATTTTATCAAGATGAGACATCGAATTAGAACCTGTTATATAATTTACGTCCTTACATTTTGTGACgcaaatattttttatactTTTTCTCTCATTTATTGTCTTGTCGCGTTTCCGTAATTTGTTGTTGGAGATAATTTCTTCCAATTTTAGTTTTTTAACCTAGAAGGAACTGAATCATGCTCCAATTccataattaaataattttaaaaactcTAACAAGGTTGAACTTCTTACATACCAAGTTATTAAACATACCtgacaataaaatattagtATTGTGTTCCTTATACTCCTATTGTTTGTAGTAATGTTTCAGTTTTAGTGATATTGTTATGATAAAAAGCTAAcagaataaaataaaaagaaagcaATGGAATACCTTCTGATAACAAATGTATATTCAACTTCTTagataatttttatatagatattaGAGAGGATACAACATCTACCTTCTATAAGTTTGTTGATATAGTTCACCAATAAAAGCAGAAACTTCAGTATTAGTGTTCTACAAAGCTCCTGCTAAGTAgtatttcattttgttACCATAGTGTTGAAAGCTTATGCATGGTTGTACTTGTAAACATCAATATCTGTTTCTCCGTGGACATTTCTATAAATATGTCTATAACCTGGAAAATTTTACCAATTGATTCCagcaaaattatttttactaaCATTAGTACTCCCTGAGTTATAAATCTAACCCTTTTGAGAACTTACGCTTATTAATAAGCTAGATAAAAAATCTGCAGCAGCAAGTAAACCAAAGCTTAAATCATAACTAGCAAGAGCAGGTGCTGGAGCCTTTAGTGCCTCTGCCCCTATTGCAGCCAGTGCTGTTGGCGAGCATCCTTGAATTCACAATACATTAACAATACAAAATTTAAGGTCGAAGGTGGTACCAACACCATCCACTGATACTGCCTGCCAGTCAACTCTTTTCGTAAGAATATGACTTATATCATTAGATGACCTGGATATTAAGGTAAGATTGTTATTAGTTTTTATAATAACCTATTTATCAGAATTTTGTCTCGATCTTTTGAAAGAATATCAGTCAGTAATGTATAGATGAGGTTAAAAAGGCACACTAAATTCAATAGTACAACAAAAAACCTCAAAATCTATGTGGAATCAAATATTCCTCGTTTTATATCTTGGTAACCTCTTCTTTGTCGATAATTCTGAGTGCCATATTAAGTCAATGATCCGGTGACCAAAGAACTATTTCCTGTATAGTATTTAGAATGAAGACAgtaatgaatattattcTTTAACAGTAGCAATTTACAATTTACAATCAGTCGCTAGTTGCAGCATAAGTGCACTTTTTGTTGATATATTCTCTTCCATTGTGGCATGAAGAGGACTTTgaaaaaagtttcaaatttcaaagtGTGAGCAGCTTAGAAGCTGTCAGAAATAcatattcattaatatacttcaataagtatataattAGATGTCTACTTCTTAAGACTTTCTCGGTCATTGGTGACCATATAACCAAGTCCATAAGTCCTTCTCGTCCTTCCTCCTGTATAGGTACTCGAATATCATGCATATGTTATTTACTATTTAGGAATATTGTCTGGAAGTAAGCAGTGCGAAGTAGTTTCTTCTTAGTCGTGAGTAGTTAAAACGCACACTTCACTACACAGTTTCATTAAGAAGTAATCTTCGTTATATTCGTAATTAGACTAGGAAGCTAAGTGTCGAGCAACTCGTCAGTGTACTGAAGTAATCAAGTCTTGCAGTCTTTTAGTACATACTTGACTGGTATGGTCATTGAAAAAAGCCATTAATAGAAAAACTTACGTTCTATGGAAGCTAAGCACTCGTTATAAGCCACTTTGTTATTCACTAGTTAGTAAGTAATTTCTAGTGGTTATCGCATATTATCTTGTTTTGGCAACTACgtataaaatatttaaatcaaaattgCTATTTTGAGTGAAAAGAAAGCTAAACTTCAGGATAAAAGTGAGAAACGTACTACGCCTGCGAATCGTCACATTAGTAGATATCacatttaatttaatacaaTAAAGTATTTTCACAGTATGAGAGATAAAACCCAGACTAGATGGCTTTAAAgtattgaaataaaaatatagtATTTGATTAatctttttatatcttaTGCTAAGTAGTGCAGCACAAGTTATTGCAATGCCGTTACATTTAGACTTGGAATTGCTATTTTAAGTGAGTTTCACGCCAAAAATCCAATTTATATGGAAGTAGTTCGGTGAAGAGTACTTCAGCTTCAAATGGAGGACTAATTGAGCCGGTAAATCAGGTATTAAAACCGTGTAATATCTGTAAAACAATAATCTGGCCCCAActttaacaaatttttaaGATCTGGTTATAGATCTAATAAAAAGTAATTCTTAATTTAGAAACAGGTCTAATTTGATGTGACTCAAACCGGAACTAATAAAGTATTCAATTACAactttatcttcaaatttgatattaatgatgACTTTTCAATGAAGGAGGAAATTTCCAGAATAGTGTAGCAAATACATTTCTAAAAGATAGTACCGTTAGATGTAAAGGTGCATACTTTGGATAAAAAGTTTTGACAATCATAAATGACGTTCTTATTGTTTTGTAGTAACCTGTGACAGACTCAATTTTCAGATGTATTGCTATTAggaaaactgaaaaaacAAGATTGTTGAATAAAGGCAATTTAATACATAAGCAGTCATATACTAAACGCCGTAAAGGTGATGTACTAATCAGTAATTTGTAACAATTATTATGCAGCGACAAAGAACCTCAATTGAGTTGGTAGCTAACAATTTTGGcacaaataataattaaaaaatttatgtCCTAGCGATATTAATGTTAATTGCACTGAGTTTTTGGGATTTTAGTTCtaacatttttcaaatattgtgtatataaatataacttaAGCTCGTCACAGGTATCTCGAATGGAAAATACGATAACTATCTATCCTTACTAATGCAACAATAGCATCGGTGTATCGCAAACTTATTGATATTATGAAATATTGGCTTGTTTACACATTAGGGAGCATACAATTTTATGATACTAGTGTTCAGTATAGTTACCAACAACATGTTTTGGtataagatatataaacatattaaTTTGACGTAATAAAGTAAACAATAACTTTCTATTTGCATagtatttgataatttaattcataATCCTTTTTGAACCACAGTTGAGAGAAACCTCtttgaaactttttttCTCCCTTCTAACATATTTTGGATTGTTCGATTACAACGTTTCCATTTTGTTACTTACAAAAACTTATGACATTACAATATGCTTTTGTGTGACCGTCAGTGACCTGTGTTAACATAAGTGTCTTAAATGTTAACACTAGTGATTTATCCGTTGTgctttattaatttactTCACGCCCAGCTGGTCGCGCGACAGCGCCCTGGGTACCTTAGAAGCTTCCAAGTGTCACAAAAGAATATTCAAAACGACAAGGTTTCTAATCATTAAGTTAAGGATAAATATGTACTCTTTCATAATTACATTGATTTATTGGACAATTCTCAAAactcaaatatattgagtAACTTAAGAGTGATAGTGGATATATTAGTGATACTGTGAGGAGCTTTAACAGTGGAAGCGATGAGGCCAATGAAGACAGCAATATAGAATCACGAAATAAACAAAACGTCACTGCTTTTGAGATTGAAGATGCAGTAAGAAATAGTAACGAGACTGAAAGAATGAATGACAATATTGGTACTGATACTATTAACAGGGAAATCAGCGGTATTGCTGATGCAAACAATTGTGATGATAGAAATGTCAAATGTCAAATTGCAGAAACCTATGACGGTTTAATTGATTATCAAgttcaaattattaacGAGATCAGAGGGAATAATCAAAACCTTATAATTAGTgacaaagaaaaacaaataactagaaaaaaattaaaaaagagcaaaaatcttcaattgtaaaatattattattttgataataacaCAATGTCGATTTCGGGATTGACGAATTGGAATGAACCTTTAAAAATACTAGTACTTTATATATGGAATTCCGAACACAACATCGTTCTTTTCTCGCCAAATTTGAAACCTAACATAGATTGTGAAAACGATAGTTTATATCGAATGATAAAAGATGATTTGCTGGGCGAGTCATATGCAAAGCTATTCCCAACATTGTTAGGTTTCAATTATGAAACGACTAAGCATATTGCACTATTGGAGCAAAGCTCTCAACGATTGGTCAATATAGATAACAAAAGATTAACGTTGTTTAATAAGAGCCACTTATCATTTCATAAAATTGCAAGACAATGTAGGAAGACTAAATGTTGTGAGTACTAAAAATTATGGGTTTGGAAAAAGTTCAAAGAACTGGCGGTTACTGGTAAAGAAAACGAACTTTTAAGTTCTGAGTGGTATATAGAAATTGAGAGCAGATtggaaaaatatgaaaagaGGGTTAGAGCGTTAGAAGTTGCTGTTATGGAGTTACATCAAAGATTCAATTGTGCTTCATtaaactttattttttctcGTTAAATCATTTTCCTTCGGCAATAGCAACGCTGGCAGCCACCTTAGACTTCCTTATCAGTAACCTCTTGGAAGAAGGAAGCGATGgtaacaataaattaagTTACAGCCAAATTCCTCAAATAGTTATTGTTTGGGTTGCTGTATTCGTACTGAATTTGGTGATTTGGTATTGGCCTAATCTTATACGCTGTANNNNNNNNNNNNNNNNNNNNGAAATTGAGAGCAGATTGgaaaatatgaaaagaGGGTTAGAGCGTTAGAAGTTGCTGTTATGGAGTTACATCAAAGATTCAATTGTGCTTCATtaaactttatttttttctcgTTAAATCATTTTCCTTCGGCAATAGCAACGCTGGCAGCCACCTTAGACTTCCTTATCAGTAACCTCTTGGAAGAAGGAAGCGATGgtaacaataaattaagTTACAGCCAAATTCCTCAAATAGTTATTGTTTGGGTTGCTGTATTCGTACTGAATTTGGTGATTTGGTATTGGCCTAATCTTATACGCTGTATCAAAAGAAGATGGGGGAAAAAAAAGGATGGTTTATTAAAGTTATCGATTATAAGAAAGATAACATATATggtatataatatttttattgatatgATATATAATCACTTTTTATGCTATATagaatttaatattaacataATGGTTGGCTAACTCACAATGTTGAAGTTCCGGGCATAATTTCGCTGTATGTTGGAGGGTTAGGATAGCGGCGTGGTTTCCAGTCGTTGTTAGTATTTGATTCAGCTATAACAAATCCCATTTCTCTATAATGTCTACAATTAGTTCTCTTCCTTATGACACCCTCTTTGaga
The sequence above is drawn from the Tetrapisispora phaffii CBS 4417 chromosome 2, complete genome genome and encodes:
- the TPHA0B00150 gene encoding uncharacterized protein, whose translation is MNKLLFTHLIDKLKYSNDPFYLKLERAKCTKKFAKLIIILLTFTYETTEHIKIIKKISSNLKNVNTGRWLLFLRAAYMFVNLDTNVGNLNLAEQKNKFIWIRLKKIIFESVQGEDIGTELLETLNDRLQIHEDLVRQLNEDVDYLRKELRVNPQYFASFFMIHYPSIIGMVISAIIVIIDFINNKYEDHKSILYDIKFWISLSSGIFAYILSLSIWYINDIVYILSCRWMKRNDWYIRVEEHKVCNEDII